From a single Candidatus Zixiibacteriota bacterium genomic region:
- a CDS encoding SPFH domain-containing protein, with product MNPVIIFLIVALVFSFIIVSSSIRIIRPFEKGLVERLGKFQRVLDPGLNMILPFFDTVLKVDMREVVIEVPPQLVITRDNVNVEVDGIIYCQVTDPFRSRYEITNYIQAATKLAQTNLRNVVGEIDLDAVLSSRERINSQLRDVMDQATDKWGVKVNRIELQRIDPPVDITNAMSRQMKAERDKRATILDAEAVKQADITKSEGSKLSQILEAEGYSSAVRLKADAEKYRQLAVAEGEAGAIASVFNAIQTANPDEKVITLKYLEMLPKLAEGSANKIFLPYEASGILSSLSAMVASVSNSGGGPQPSNRLPGVPKNPA from the coding sequence ATGAATCCGGTTATCATATTTCTCATAGTCGCGCTGGTCTTCTCTTTCATCATTGTCAGTTCATCAATTCGCATCATCCGTCCCTTTGAAAAGGGGCTGGTGGAGAGGCTGGGAAAATTTCAGCGTGTGCTCGACCCCGGGCTTAATATGATTCTCCCATTTTTTGACACGGTGCTGAAGGTGGATATGCGCGAAGTTGTCATCGAAGTTCCGCCGCAGTTGGTTATCACCCGTGACAATGTCAATGTCGAAGTCGACGGTATAATCTACTGCCAGGTGACCGATCCATTCCGGTCGCGTTATGAAATCACAAACTACATCCAAGCCGCAACCAAACTTGCTCAGACAAATCTGAGAAATGTTGTCGGAGAAATAGACCTCGATGCCGTGCTCTCCTCGCGCGAACGGATTAATTCCCAGCTTCGCGATGTAATGGATCAGGCGACCGATAAGTGGGGAGTTAAAGTCAATCGCATTGAACTACAGCGTATAGATCCACCGGTTGACATCACCAACGCGATGAGCCGCCAAATGAAAGCTGAGCGGGACAAACGCGCGACCATTCTCGATGCCGAAGCTGTCAAGCAGGCTGATATAACTAAATCGGAAGGCTCAAAGCTTTCGCAAATTCTCGAAGCTGAAGGTTATTCTTCTGCGGTCAGGCTCAAAGCTGATGCCGAAAAATACCGACAGCTGGCCGTAGCCGAAGGCGAAGCTGGCGCTATCGCGAGCGTTTTCAATGCCATTCAGACCGCGAATCCCGACGAAAAGGTTATTACCCTTAAATACCTTGAGATGCTCCCCAAACTTGCCGAAGGCTCAGCCAATAAGATTTTCCTGCCCTATGAGGCAAGCGGCATCCTGTCATCACTTTCAGCCATGGTAGCCTCGGTTTCAAATAGTGGCGGCGGCCCGCAGCCATCGAATAGATTGCCCGGTGTCCCCAAAAATCCCGCGTAG
- a CDS encoding MBL fold metallo-hydrolase, which yields METMLTYETVASGDGYSITQFTDEPLSHYSYAILGEQMAIIDPSRDAQTYIQFAASHDIPITAIIETHPHADFVSGHLEIAKLSGAKIYASKLMSPEFPFVPFDEGDVLSLGSVTLHALNTPGHSPDSITVLLKNRFVQTVAVFTGDTLFIGDVGRPDLRESVGAITAERKQLARQMFHSTRTKLMNLPNSALVFPAHGAGSLCGKNLSKDHYSTIERELKTNYALQPMSEDRFVELLTADQPFVPKYFSYNVNLNKQGVSGLARAARDVRVVNDKSLLEPGIPIVDARTREQFEAGHLTGAIHIPSNSRFETWLGSIIAPTESFYVVIENIFEKKSIFARISKIGYEVNLKAFISGLDADIKSPGFSISKIADDASAFTIVDVRNPSEVRLGKAFENSISIPLYELRERVHEIPQGKPIVVHCAGGSRSTTAASIISGLRSEPVYDMKESVCQFLP from the coding sequence ATGGAGACTATGTTGACCTATGAAACAGTCGCCTCTGGCGATGGCTACTCAATCACTCAATTTACTGATGAGCCTTTGTCGCATTATTCATATGCCATACTCGGCGAGCAGATGGCAATAATTGACCCGTCACGTGACGCGCAGACATATATCCAATTCGCCGCCAGTCATGATATTCCTATTACCGCCATAATCGAAACTCACCCCCATGCTGATTTTGTCAGCGGCCATCTTGAGATAGCCAAGTTGTCTGGAGCGAAGATTTATGCAAGCAAACTTATGTCGCCGGAATTTCCCTTTGTCCCTTTCGATGAAGGAGATGTTTTATCGCTTGGCTCGGTCACGCTGCATGCCTTGAACACACCCGGCCACTCTCCGGACAGCATTACCGTTTTGTTAAAGAACAGGTTTGTCCAGACCGTGGCGGTTTTCACTGGTGATACCCTTTTTATTGGCGATGTCGGACGGCCCGATTTGCGCGAGTCTGTAGGAGCGATAACCGCCGAGCGAAAGCAACTTGCCCGGCAGATGTTCCATTCGACCAGAACAAAACTTATGAACTTGCCGAACAGCGCGCTCGTATTTCCCGCGCATGGAGCCGGCAGTCTGTGCGGGAAAAATTTGAGCAAAGATCATTACAGCACGATTGAACGTGAACTCAAAACCAATTACGCTCTGCAGCCGATGAGCGAGGATAGGTTTGTCGAACTGCTCACCGCCGATCAGCCTTTTGTCCCGAAATATTTCTCATATAATGTGAATTTGAACAAACAAGGAGTGTCCGGGTTGGCTCGTGCGGCGCGGGATGTTCGTGTTGTCAATGACAAAAGCTTATTGGAGCCAGGCATACCAATCGTCGATGCCCGAACACGTGAGCAATTCGAAGCCGGACATCTCACCGGGGCGATACATATTCCGTCCAATTCCCGATTTGAAACTTGGCTGGGGTCGATCATTGCGCCCACGGAATCATTTTACGTAGTCATTGAAAATATTTTTGAAAAAAAGTCGATATTTGCCCGAATCTCCAAGATAGGATATGAAGTGAATCTCAAAGCTTTCATCTCAGGTCTTGATGCTGATATCAAGAGCCCGGGATTCAGTATTTCCAAAATTGCGGACGATGCTTCAGCGTTTACCATAGTCGATGTTCGAAACCCATCCGAAGTCCGTTTAGGAAAAGCATTTGAAAACAGCATTTCCATACCCCTCTATGAACTGCGCGAGCGAGTGCATGAAATCCCCCAAGGAAAGCCGATAGTTGTCCATTGCGCCGGCGGTTCGCGATCGACAACAGCCGCGAGCATAATTAGCGGCCTGCGCAGTGAACCTGTCTATGATATGAAAGAATCAGTGTGTCAATTTTTACCATAA
- a CDS encoding DUF255 domain-containing protein, which produces MKHLCLALVCGLALAGCGPKKIENVAVKWTPYSEVASSFPAYSKPIFLYVNQSHCEHCEKMQDTIFTRPEVAWFLNENFTSVNVNVDTDLPIVIQGTQYDYAGFWNLLNIEGLPTYYFFDSTGKVNGLLHGAQDVRTFKRLLVYVKNNHFYKTPWLDWLKTEEANLDTLPGIF; this is translated from the coding sequence ATGAAACATCTTTGTCTAGCCTTGGTCTGTGGTCTTGCGCTCGCTGGCTGCGGACCTAAGAAAATCGAAAATGTTGCGGTAAAATGGACTCCTTACAGCGAAGTGGCGAGTAGTTTCCCTGCCTACAGCAAACCGATCTTCTTATATGTCAATCAATCCCATTGCGAGCACTGCGAGAAAATGCAGGACACAATTTTTACCCGCCCTGAAGTGGCATGGTTTCTCAATGAGAATTTTACGTCAGTGAATGTTAATGTCGACACCGATCTGCCGATTGTTATCCAGGGCACACAATATGACTATGCCGGCTTTTGGAATCTGCTCAATATTGAAGGATTACCCACATACTATTTTTTTGACAGCACGGGGAAAGTCAATGGCCTGCTTCATGGCGCGCAGGATGTGCGAACCTTCAAACGTCTGCTGGTGTATGTGAAAAATAACCACTTTTATAAGACTCCGTGGCTTGACTGGCTCAAGACTGAAGAGGCCAACCTGGATACGCTGCCGGGAATTTTTTAA
- a CDS encoding methyltransferase domain-containing protein yields the protein MGKTIKKVSSYAAYSRFADVYDKMGADKHSIAMVDYTMLLLSVFEKDVSTCLDLCCGTGTALKLFDQRGIQMSGLDGSQEMLDRADEKLLGREIPLYCQRLPHVAISELQPRQRNNKVQTARFDLITSFYDALNYLLTEKELLKTFRAVYRHLQADGYFIFDMNTPHALATIWNNTNWSGVKDDIAWFWQNRFDAVTGIATCNTTFFYRQAGSWERFEELHTECAYPNSRIKQLLAVAGFHVRGIYNCFTLERPNNKSTRVCFVARRIR from the coding sequence ATGGGCAAAACGATAAAAAAGGTTTCTTCGTATGCGGCCTATTCTCGCTTTGCCGATGTCTATGACAAAATGGGAGCCGATAAACATTCTATCGCAATGGTCGATTATACCATGCTTTTACTTTCCGTTTTTGAAAAGGATGTTTCCACATGTCTGGATCTCTGCTGTGGAACCGGAACAGCGCTCAAACTCTTTGATCAGCGCGGGATCCAGATGAGCGGGCTTGATGGAAGCCAGGAGATGCTTGACCGAGCGGATGAGAAGCTCCTTGGCCGCGAAATCCCGCTTTACTGTCAACGGCTTCCTCATGTAGCAATTTCTGAGTTACAACCGCGCCAGAGAAATAACAAAGTTCAGACTGCCCGTTTTGATCTGATTACATCGTTTTATGACGCGCTCAATTATCTCCTGACCGAGAAGGAGTTGCTCAAAACATTCAGAGCAGTGTACAGGCATCTTCAGGCCGACGGTTATTTTATTTTTGATATGAACACTCCTCACGCTTTGGCTACTATCTGGAACAATACCAACTGGAGCGGCGTCAAAGATGACATTGCCTGGTTTTGGCAGAACAGATTTGATGCCGTGACGGGCATAGCGACCTGCAATACGACATTCTTTTACAGACAAGCCGGTTCTTGGGAGCGTTTCGAAGAACTGCATACAGAATGCGCATATCCGAACAGTCGAATAAAACAATTGCTGGCGGTTGCTGGTTTCCATGTAAGAGGAATCTACAATTGCTTTACGCTCGAACGACCGAATAATAAGTCTACCAGAGTCTGTTTTGTGGCGCGAAGGATACGCTGA
- a CDS encoding NfeD family protein produces the protein METMFWIWMAAAVIFLILELLLPTLFFACFAVGGFVSAIYAHFAADEYYWQVGVFIIVSVALLPLTRRFAKRITVDQPEHANIDRMRGKIAIVVKAIDADSGGQVKFEGEVWNARAMQNIEENARVKIVDVTGTRVNVERA, from the coding sequence ATGGAGACAATGTTTTGGATTTGGATGGCGGCGGCCGTGATATTTCTTATTCTTGAACTGCTCTTGCCGACGCTCTTCTTTGCCTGCTTTGCTGTGGGTGGTTTTGTGTCCGCCATCTATGCCCATTTTGCGGCAGATGAATATTACTGGCAGGTAGGAGTATTTATCATAGTCTCGGTTGCGCTGCTGCCATTGACCCGCCGATTTGCAAAACGCATCACCGTCGACCAGCCCGAGCACGCCAACATCGACAGAATGCGCGGCAAAATTGCCATTGTGGTTAAGGCGATTGACGCCGACAGCGGGGGACAAGTGAAATTTGAAGGTGAAGTCTGGAATGCGCGGGCGATGCAGAATATAGAAGAAAACGCCCGGGTGAAGATTGTGGATGTAACAGGCACACGGGTCAATGTGGAACGCGCATAG
- a CDS encoding thioredoxin domain-containing protein gives MKQAVETSHSHTNRLISENSPYLLSHAHNPVDWYPWGSEALSRAKAENKPIFLSIGYAACHWCHVMERESFENPEIAEIMNRLFISIKVDREQRPDLDHIYMSFTTAMTGQGGWPMSVFLTPQLKPFFAGTYFPPDDRYGRPGFKKVLTELGQAYGDQAGQIIESSEEIFAEVERHLSSTAEPTLLTKDVIASGVKQLIGTIDHQYGGFGTAPKFPHSVELSLFLRHYRASGDLSYLQAAQKALVGMGQGGIYDHIGGGFSRYSVDAMWLVPHFEKMLYDNALLVTTYVEAFQITGIDFYRTIVCGVLDFILQEMTDSSGGFYSALDADSEGEEGKFYVWSADEIKSILGADADLFMQYYNVTQEGNFEGLNILNINLNSENVRESCGLTPDAFIEKIAECRYKLFEARAKRIRPLTDDKILTSWNGLALSAFCKGYQITSETRYLDAAIANAEFVSKKLHRDGRLTHSFREGIHSEGQFLEDYAYYLRGLIDLYESDIKDNTKWLAFARQLADSALELFMDEGGNLYLREANQADLIVRPKEENDSALPAPGSFFIEALLKLNRITGEQKYLSAAENGLRKLSGKMAKYPSAFSSALLALDYWLGDKIEIVLVGNSADAYEMRQEVYRRYLPHKVLSMAFGDKAQLTSSPLFEGRLPTKGRTTAYVCRNSTCELPVTDLEAFKAQLNNL, from the coding sequence TTGAAGCAGGCAGTTGAAACATCGCACTCGCACACAAATCGGCTCATCAGCGAAAACTCCCCGTATCTGCTGTCGCATGCTCACAATCCTGTCGACTGGTACCCTTGGGGATCTGAAGCGCTCTCCCGGGCCAAGGCGGAGAACAAGCCGATCTTTCTCTCTATTGGCTACGCTGCCTGTCATTGGTGTCACGTCATGGAGCGCGAGTCGTTTGAAAATCCTGAAATTGCCGAGATAATGAATCGTCTTTTTATAAGCATCAAAGTCGACCGTGAGCAGAGGCCCGATTTGGATCACATATACATGTCGTTCACCACAGCTATGACCGGACAGGGCGGATGGCCGATGTCTGTTTTTCTGACGCCGCAACTCAAACCCTTTTTTGCCGGGACCTATTTCCCACCGGATGATAGGTATGGCCGGCCGGGGTTCAAGAAAGTACTTACTGAACTTGGGCAGGCATACGGTGACCAAGCCGGGCAAATTATCGAGTCGTCTGAGGAGATTTTTGCGGAGGTCGAACGACACCTCTCTTCAACCGCCGAACCGACTTTACTAACCAAAGATGTGATAGCTTCCGGTGTGAAGCAATTGATTGGCACAATTGACCATCAATATGGCGGGTTTGGAACAGCGCCAAAGTTTCCTCATTCAGTCGAATTATCACTATTTCTCAGGCACTATCGCGCGTCCGGCGATCTTAGTTATCTGCAAGCCGCACAGAAAGCGCTTGTAGGAATGGGGCAAGGCGGAATCTATGATCATATCGGCGGGGGATTTTCACGGTATTCGGTCGATGCAATGTGGCTCGTTCCGCATTTTGAGAAAATGCTCTATGATAACGCTCTACTGGTGACGACCTACGTCGAAGCCTTTCAAATCACGGGCATAGATTTTTATCGCACAATAGTGTGTGGCGTTCTTGATTTTATCCTGCAAGAGATGACAGACTCGTCGGGCGGCTTTTATTCCGCGCTCGATGCAGACAGCGAAGGCGAAGAAGGAAAATTCTATGTTTGGTCGGCCGATGAAATCAAAAGTATCCTCGGAGCGGACGCCGACCTCTTCATGCAATATTATAATGTTACACAGGAGGGGAATTTCGAAGGACTCAATATCCTTAACATCAATCTGAACTCGGAAAATGTGCGGGAGTCGTGTGGCTTGACGCCTGACGCATTTATTGAAAAAATTGCGGAGTGCAGGTACAAACTATTTGAAGCGCGCGCCAAGCGTATTCGACCGTTGACCGATGACAAGATTTTGACTTCATGGAACGGACTCGCGCTCTCGGCTTTCTGCAAGGGGTACCAAATAACCTCAGAAACGCGCTACCTCGATGCCGCAATTGCCAATGCCGAATTTGTTTCCAAAAAGCTGCATCGCGACGGGAGGCTGACTCATTCCTTTCGAGAAGGCATTCATTCCGAAGGGCAGTTTCTCGAAGACTATGCCTACTATCTCCGCGGCCTGATTGATTTGTATGAGAGCGACATCAAAGACAACACAAAGTGGCTTGCATTTGCCCGACAGCTTGCCGATAGCGCCCTCGAGCTATTCATGGACGAAGGCGGTAATCTCTACCTGCGCGAAGCAAACCAAGCCGATCTGATTGTCCGTCCTAAGGAAGAAAATGATTCTGCACTTCCGGCCCCGGGGTCGTTTTTTATTGAAGCTCTTTTGAAACTGAATCGCATAACAGGCGAACAAAAGTATCTATCGGCGGCAGAAAATGGACTGAGAAAGCTTTCCGGCAAAATGGCCAAATATCCATCTGCGTTTTCGTCGGCCCTGCTCGCGCTGGACTACTGGCTTGGCGATAAAATTGAAATAGTTCTGGTCGGCAACTCAGCTGACGCATACGAAATGCGTCAAGAAGTTTATCGCCGGTATCTACCACACAAGGTGTTGTCAATGGCATTCGGCGACAAAGCCCAGCTCACATCATCGCCGCTCTTTGAAGGACGGCTGCCGACTAAGGGCAGGACCACAGCGTATGTTTGCCGCAATAGTACCTGTGAACTTCCTGTCACCGACCTTGAAGCTTTCAAAGCACAACTAAATAATCTCTGA